From the Deinococcus hopiensis KR-140 genome, one window contains:
- a CDS encoding sensor domain-containing diguanylate cyclase, which yields MLPAPVPPDEAERLLDLAHYHILDTGREEVFDRVTRLAARLLHVPLTAINFVDVDRHWSKSMVGYDAPEVPRNATFCAWTILQDTPLVVPDLTQDVRFAHHPGVVHEPHVRMYAGAPLKTPAGQRIGTLCVLDTEARTLGDEDLKALQDLAATAMSELELRNHVQRLQQQVSAQAEHSLDLQRSLAHAHTLEAVHELMDLPLSPEDAARQAAGLIGQAIHADWTGLVIFEDGRPHTQRVYGESALHPVLFDLAAHLNASHTSVTHRMEGLTEPYYLDTYREHSEALPAVIEAGLQAAAWVPLGQWQGKTFLLLTLRVGQERELPWRGSDRTLLEAAGRSVRAAFHARAGVEAAIHTARQDALTGALNRRAFDEDLEQHQVLGSAFTLALMDLDGFKALNDTEGHAQGDKVLQLFAGALKAELQGQGEVYRLGGDEFVLLLPEAWTADDVDEVLDVAVPIAQQGCLGRIGASVGVARSAEVDERVSLPELADARMYEAKRRRKALRAGQGS from the coding sequence ATGCTCCCTGCGCCGGTCCCGCCTGATGAAGCCGAACGTCTGCTGGATCTCGCGCACTACCACATCCTCGACACCGGCCGTGAAGAAGTCTTTGACCGCGTTACCCGCCTCGCGGCCCGACTCCTCCACGTTCCCCTGACTGCCATCAATTTTGTTGACGTCGACCGCCACTGGAGTAAATCCATGGTGGGCTACGACGCCCCTGAAGTCCCCCGCAATGCCACCTTCTGCGCCTGGACCATCCTGCAAGACACCCCCCTGGTCGTTCCGGACCTGACCCAGGATGTCCGCTTCGCTCACCACCCTGGCGTCGTCCACGAACCGCATGTACGGATGTACGCCGGTGCCCCCCTCAAAACGCCAGCCGGGCAGCGCATCGGCACCCTCTGCGTTTTGGATACCGAGGCCCGAACGCTGGGTGACGAGGACTTGAAGGCGCTCCAAGACCTCGCAGCCACGGCGATGAGTGAACTGGAGTTGCGAAACCACGTGCAGCGGTTGCAACAGCAGGTGAGCGCTCAGGCCGAACACAGCCTGGACCTTCAGCGCAGCCTGGCCCATGCACACACCCTAGAAGCCGTGCATGAACTGATGGACCTTCCCCTTTCACCCGAAGACGCGGCCCGTCAGGCAGCAGGGCTCATCGGGCAAGCGATCCATGCGGACTGGACCGGGCTCGTCATCTTCGAGGATGGTCGGCCCCACACCCAACGGGTCTACGGGGAGTCAGCGCTTCATCCCGTGTTGTTCGATCTCGCGGCGCATCTCAACGCCAGCCATACCAGCGTTACACATAGGATGGAGGGCTTAACTGAGCCGTACTACCTGGACACTTACCGGGAGCATTCCGAAGCCCTCCCCGCGGTCATCGAAGCGGGACTTCAGGCGGCAGCTTGGGTACCCCTGGGACAGTGGCAGGGAAAGACATTCCTGCTGCTCACCCTACGTGTGGGTCAGGAGCGGGAACTCCCCTGGCGTGGAAGTGACCGGACCCTGTTGGAAGCGGCGGGGCGAAGTGTCCGAGCAGCTTTTCACGCGAGGGCAGGCGTAGAGGCCGCGATACACACTGCCCGTCAGGATGCCTTAACTGGAGCATTGAACCGGCGGGCATTCGATGAGGACCTGGAACAGCATCAGGTGTTGGGAAGTGCCTTCACGCTGGCCTTGATGGATCTGGACGGCTTTAAGGCACTCAACGATACGGAAGGGCACGCACAGGGGGACAAGGTGCTGCAGCTGTTCGCGGGGGCCTTAAAAGCGGAATTGCAGGGGCAGGGCGAGGTGTACCGCCTTGGTGGTGACGAGTTCGTGTTGCTGCTGCCTGAGGCGTGGACGGCAGATGACGTGGACGAGGTCTTGGATGTGGCCGTGCCGATCGCGCAGCAGGGTTGTCTTGGCCGGATAGGGGCGAGTGTAGGCGTGGCTCGGAGTGCGGAAGTGGACGAGCGTGTGTCCCTGCCTGAACTGGCCGACGCGCGGATGTACGAGGCCAAGCGGCGACGGAAAGCGCTCAGGGCAGGCCAGGGAAGTTAG
- a CDS encoding response regulator gives MTLPQHFLLIDDNVADHHLTQEAFEELCPECTLTCYTNGREALRALRRGTVQAEVILLDINMPVMNGFDVLRELKRDPQLMTLPVVMLSTSSNKGDVDMAYTLHASSYFVKATDFDGFIAQIDAFLAYWRQAQLAPKPV, from the coding sequence GTGACTCTCCCGCAACATTTCCTGCTGATTGATGACAACGTCGCCGATCACCACCTGACCCAGGAAGCGTTTGAGGAACTCTGCCCAGAGTGCACGCTGACCTGCTACACCAATGGCAGAGAAGCGCTGCGTGCCTTACGGCGCGGAACGGTTCAGGCGGAGGTGATCCTGCTGGACATCAACATGCCCGTGATGAATGGTTTCGACGTTCTTCGGGAGCTCAAACGCGACCCGCAGTTGATGACGCTCCCGGTGGTGATGCTCTCCACGTCCAGCAACAAGGGTGACGTGGACATGGCGTACACCTTACATGCCAGTTCGTACTTCGTGAAGGCAACGGATTTTGATGGGTTCATCGCGCAGATTGACGCCTTCCTGGCGTACTGGCGCCAGGCCCAGCTCGCTCCCAAGCCCGTTTAG
- a CDS encoding M23 family metallopeptidase, producing the protein MTLLLVGCMQPPTPTVTPPTPSTGKSTPGRPDLATNGRLYQLSVKDSGKQNITATAQEISSGLATQALVDTTAPLAISAPVSVLTFTNTTARTRHIRATFTVTNQSSSTLTKLTFLPVDTNDVDSDPTNNASPPTTGDTPFREVKHYDGSDASSQATLLEASRGKIFNAGSGNTEIDPLTNTFQSGLNIASLFPTPPAGLSVTVKNYGWAVTPSLAPGQSSNITFAFDINNIDPANPEADPYSFNLIFTAAEENVGASNTISPSGGTIQLRDIADITFPTDSLTKTQSVEVQRIQDPQIKESFATSVAGQKVEFLADYQVRIVASEQPVKPIHVSLKIPSSLNIIPGVTPVMFGWPEESENEGEGGVLDIFRPLYSKYDKTTRELTADLPSWVFTSGRREDGRMEAIVSLALAPEAPSLSAQTILETCDMEEVESPLPGKPLTISSPYGGRLVEGSEFHHGLDIATPVGTAVYSSTDGIVGYIDFQESSKPGLNKKKQPIIKWRGAGQFITIWSVSGKYAVYMHLTKDSVQKKVGDVVKRGDLIGYSGDTGAAKGAPHLHIEYRNEMTDRAAGTFDPLPCLKPVEIKVSTRELSGGAIGTVQMSGTVNNINDDGNYRKRLIWSIVDNKGKEVTGSANGVIDRITGLYTPPSTLGKYIIRATLQLDVNRDPNAADPDAPWVMQDKMYKDTEIRVGTCPSFYGDNLVIFPPTKLCLSGSVVAKRPTKDGRQLCTFETTLKVSVDALVDRARSRADLKVKHSAEHVADYPQSCSNYSTPEFKFETNGFILQPATSLLYGFSTSSSVGRGDMIYINGTGKEKQLKLDYAWNFAEFANMTRVEITLNELSSGN; encoded by the coding sequence ATGACGCTGCTCCTGGTGGGCTGTATGCAACCACCAACCCCCACCGTCACCCCCCCTACACCCAGCACAGGAAAATCCACCCCAGGTCGTCCTGATCTGGCCACAAACGGGCGACTATATCAGCTCTCTGTTAAAGACAGCGGAAAACAGAACATCACCGCAACAGCTCAGGAGATCTCTAGCGGTCTCGCTACACAAGCGCTCGTGGACACCACTGCTCCTCTGGCCATTTCCGCTCCCGTATCGGTATTGACATTTACCAATACGACGGCACGAACGCGGCACATTCGGGCTACCTTTACGGTCACCAATCAGAGTAGTTCCACATTGACGAAACTGACGTTTCTACCAGTAGATACCAACGACGTAGACAGTGATCCCACCAATAATGCTTCTCCACCTACGACAGGGGATACACCCTTTCGTGAGGTCAAGCATTACGACGGGAGTGACGCGTCGAGTCAGGCAACCCTCCTGGAGGCAAGTCGAGGCAAGATCTTCAATGCAGGTTCAGGCAACACCGAGATTGATCCGCTCACCAACACTTTTCAGTCCGGTTTAAATATTGCGTCGTTGTTCCCCACTCCGCCCGCAGGTCTAAGTGTAACGGTGAAAAACTACGGATGGGCGGTCACACCCTCACTAGCGCCTGGACAGAGCTCGAACATCACATTTGCATTCGACATTAATAACATTGACCCTGCCAATCCTGAAGCCGACCCTTATAGCTTCAATCTTATTTTCACTGCTGCCGAAGAAAATGTAGGCGCGAGTAATACTATCTCTCCATCGGGTGGAACTATTCAACTTCGGGACATCGCAGACATCACTTTTCCCACCGATTCACTTACAAAGACGCAGTCTGTAGAAGTGCAGCGTATACAGGATCCCCAAATAAAGGAATCTTTTGCAACGTCTGTAGCTGGACAGAAAGTAGAGTTTCTAGCAGACTATCAAGTTCGTATAGTTGCGTCTGAGCAACCAGTCAAGCCCATACATGTATCCCTCAAAATTCCCTCTTCACTTAACATCATCCCAGGAGTTACCCCAGTGATGTTCGGATGGCCAGAAGAAAGTGAGAATGAGGGCGAAGGTGGAGTGCTTGATATTTTTCGCCCACTATATTCTAAATACGATAAGACTACAAGAGAACTGACAGCTGATCTACCCTCTTGGGTATTTACCTCTGGCCGTAGAGAAGACGGTAGAATGGAAGCTATTGTATCTCTTGCCCTTGCCCCTGAGGCGCCATCACTCTCAGCACAAACAATTCTCGAGACTTGCGATATGGAGGAGGTAGAATCTCCACTTCCAGGAAAACCTCTGACAATCTCCAGCCCTTATGGCGGTAGACTGGTCGAAGGAAGCGAATTCCATCACGGACTAGACATTGCTACCCCCGTTGGCACAGCAGTCTACTCAAGTACAGATGGCATAGTAGGTTATATAGATTTTCAGGAGTCGTCAAAGCCTGGGTTGAATAAGAAGAAGCAACCTATCATAAAATGGCGCGGCGCAGGTCAATTTATTACCATATGGTCAGTATCTGGCAAGTACGCTGTTTACATGCATTTAACGAAAGACTCGGTGCAGAAAAAGGTCGGTGATGTCGTTAAACGTGGCGACTTAATAGGGTATTCCGGGGATACTGGGGCAGCCAAGGGTGCACCCCACTTACATATCGAATACCGGAATGAGATGACTGACCGCGCGGCTGGAACCTTTGACCCACTTCCCTGCTTGAAGCCAGTAGAAATAAAGGTCTCTACCAGGGAGCTTAGTGGTGGCGCAATCGGTACTGTGCAAATGTCTGGGACGGTCAATAATATAAACGACGACGGCAATTATCGCAAAAGGCTCATCTGGTCAATCGTGGACAATAAAGGAAAAGAGGTCACTGGAAGTGCCAATGGTGTAATTGATAGGATTACAGGACTATATACTCCTCCCTCAACGCTGGGCAAGTACATCATTCGAGCAACACTACAGCTAGATGTAAACCGAGATCCAAATGCGGCAGATCCTGACGCCCCGTGGGTTATGCAGGACAAAATGTATAAAGATACCGAAATTCGAGTCGGAACCTGTCCTAGTTTTTATGGAGACAACCTTGTTATCTTCCCCCCCACAAAATTATGCCTCTCTGGTTCTGTTGTGGCAAAACGCCCTACAAAAGATGGACGTCAGCTTTGCACTTTTGAGACGACTCTGAAAGTATCTGTTGATGCTTTAGTCGATCGTGCTAGAAGCAGGGCTGATTTAAAAGTCAAGCATTCGGCTGAGCATGTTGCTGATTATCCCCAGTCATGCAGCAATTATTCTACTCCAGAGTTTAAGTTTGAAACAAACGGCTTCATACTTCAACCTGCAACTAGTCTACTGTATGGCTTCTCAACCTCCTCTTCGGTTGGTAGGGGTGACATGATATATATCAACGGGACTGGCAAGGAAAAGCAATTAAAACTTGACTATGCCTGGAATTTTGCGGAATTTGCCAATATGACGAGAGTGGAGATTACCCTTAACGAACTGTCATCGGGGAATTAA